In Candidatus Alcyoniella australis, one DNA window encodes the following:
- the mreD gene encoding rod shape-determining protein MreD — translation MIKALSFLTVGVLAVWLQSMLWQHLPIFGVAPDLALICVIYMGIFRNPIWGGLIAFCLGYVVDLFSGQVFGQYVLVFVLIFYAMRVLGKLFYMRSLSFQLVSVLLITLLAKLLAALVMIYVVPTGSDLLALVDLKLLLPQIGLNLVFAPLMFKVLFRLEKITTSGYFDRRAAGWF, via the coding sequence TTGATCAAGGCGCTGTCATTCCTGACCGTCGGCGTGCTCGCGGTTTGGTTGCAGAGCATGCTCTGGCAGCACCTGCCGATTTTCGGTGTGGCGCCCGATCTGGCGCTGATCTGCGTGATCTACATGGGGATCTTCCGCAACCCGATCTGGGGCGGGCTGATCGCCTTCTGCCTGGGTTACGTGGTCGATCTGTTCTCGGGCCAGGTATTCGGCCAGTACGTGTTGGTCTTCGTGCTGATTTTCTACGCCATGCGGGTGCTGGGTAAGCTGTTCTATATGCGCTCGCTGTCGTTCCAACTGGTCTCGGTGCTGCTGATCACCCTGCTGGCCAAGCTGCTGGCCGCACTGGTGATGATCTACGTGGTGCCCACGGGCAGCGACCTGCTGGCCCTGGTCGACCTCAAGCTGCTGTTGCCGCAGATCGGCCTGAACCTGGTGTTCGCGCCGCTGATGTTCAAAGTGCTGTTCCGCCTCGAAAAGATCACCACCTCGGGCTACTTCGACCGCCGCGCCGCAGGCTGGTTTTAA
- a CDS encoding glycosyltransferase, which yields MDVSILVPVHNDQQHLEASLAATLGQQTRLSFEVIAIDDGSIDDCPQILQRIAATEPQLQVISKQAGGEAGALNAGLEQARGKLVAILEADVEAEPDWLEATAAALDDPQVIGAGGVLLTPRKDSWIARIAGYEVEYRQDQVQRFVPHITSANALYRREAFQIVGRFNEQLVNSCLDVDFNQRLTAAGYKLAFVRQARVRHHYKGSFLDYLKRQYAYARFRPFLRNLHLYKRDVWISLQLVLTLATLAALVLAWITPWPFVGLLIATLLSSVPPAIRVFAKHRDPVLLVFPLVMPARNVAGLLGLARGYWARWWSSD from the coding sequence ATGGACGTCTCGATCCTGGTCCCGGTTCACAACGATCAACAGCACCTCGAGGCCTCGCTGGCCGCGACATTGGGCCAGCAGACTCGGCTGAGCTTCGAGGTGATCGCAATCGACGATGGCTCCATTGACGATTGCCCGCAAATCCTACAGCGGATCGCCGCGACCGAACCACAGTTACAGGTGATCTCCAAGCAGGCCGGGGGCGAGGCCGGCGCTCTCAACGCCGGGCTGGAACAGGCGCGCGGAAAGCTGGTCGCGATCCTCGAGGCCGACGTCGAGGCTGAGCCGGACTGGCTCGAGGCGACCGCCGCGGCCCTGGACGATCCGCAGGTAATCGGAGCGGGCGGCGTGCTGCTCACACCGCGCAAGGATAGCTGGATCGCCCGCATCGCAGGGTACGAGGTCGAGTACCGTCAAGACCAGGTACAGCGCTTTGTGCCGCACATCACCAGCGCCAACGCGCTGTACCGCCGCGAAGCGTTCCAGATCGTCGGCCGTTTTAACGAGCAGCTGGTCAACTCCTGCCTGGACGTCGATTTCAACCAGCGGCTGACCGCCGCGGGGTACAAGCTGGCATTCGTGCGCCAGGCCCGGGTGCGCCACCACTACAAGGGTTCGTTCCTCGATTATCTCAAACGGCAGTACGCCTACGCGCGCTTCCGCCCCTTCCTGCGCAACCTGCACCTCTACAAGCGCGACGTGTGGATCTCGCTCCAGTTGGTTCTTACTTTGGCGACGCTGGCAGCCCTTGTCCTGGCCTGGATTACGCCCTGGCCGTTCGTGGGCCTGCTGATCGCCACGCTGCTCTCCAGCGTGCCGCCGGCGATCAGGGTCTTTGCCAAACACCGCGACCCGGTGCTGCTGGTGTTTCCGCTGGTGATGCCGGCGCGCAATGTCGCCGGGCTGCTGGGCTTGGCCCGCGGCTATTGGGCCCGGTGGTGGAGTTCTGATTAA
- a CDS encoding radical SAM protein: MRVQLIEPPARYPGCDVDQRTPERLFGCAFELYHMPDLAQLQLLSIVRQAGHEIDFLDATLEQLDAATFEERVAAFAPDALVLHGVLLSKPVDCYWIARLLDLAPATQIFVYGPEPTRVPEQFLLDQRVIVLRGEADLSLPALLAGEVHQGVSRLVNGAPEHVPSEGRIVDFESLPAPDWDIEPLRRLRHKLRNPKFRVPPQANLLLSRGCAYRCLFCVPISLSFAREQEHLKNAVRKPPVSMLSAATAIERFKQLAQWGYRSVMVVDDQFLWAQPRTLEICEGIADLKLSWGCLSRADFLQDLQVAQALADAGCESIDIGVESLSQDTLDYVRKDLKVEQVHTAVHNLRSAGIRPKINIVIGASPFETEARIIDSVRQLQKMGASEVMFSIATPFKGTEFYRLCREQGYLKDQGEAINPMGKAMIGYPPPGLSAEGLEAASKRAYRAFYLSPRFIFNRLKSVRSPADLLADVKTALRILR, translated from the coding sequence ATGAGAGTCCAGCTGATCGAGCCGCCCGCGCGCTATCCAGGGTGCGATGTTGACCAGCGCACGCCCGAGCGGTTGTTCGGCTGCGCCTTTGAGCTGTACCACATGCCCGACTTGGCGCAGTTGCAGTTGCTGTCGATCGTGCGTCAGGCCGGGCACGAGATCGACTTTCTCGACGCCACCCTCGAACAGCTCGACGCCGCAACGTTCGAGGAGCGCGTAGCAGCCTTTGCCCCGGACGCGCTGGTGCTGCACGGCGTGCTGCTCTCCAAACCGGTCGATTGCTACTGGATCGCGCGGCTGCTCGATCTGGCGCCCGCAACGCAAATCTTCGTCTACGGCCCGGAGCCGACCCGCGTACCCGAACAGTTCCTGCTCGACCAACGCGTGATCGTACTGCGCGGCGAGGCTGACCTCAGCCTACCCGCGCTGCTCGCGGGCGAAGTGCATCAGGGAGTCTCGCGGCTGGTCAACGGCGCGCCCGAGCATGTGCCCTCCGAGGGCCGAATCGTGGATTTCGAGAGCCTGCCCGCGCCGGACTGGGATATCGAGCCGCTGCGCAGGTTGCGCCACAAGCTGCGCAACCCCAAATTTCGCGTGCCGCCCCAGGCCAACCTGTTGCTCTCCCGCGGCTGCGCCTATCGCTGCTTGTTCTGCGTGCCGATCTCGCTGAGCTTCGCCCGCGAACAGGAGCACCTGAAAAACGCCGTTCGCAAGCCGCCGGTCTCGATGCTCTCGGCCGCCACGGCCATCGAGCGCTTCAAGCAGCTCGCGCAATGGGGCTACCGCTCAGTGATGGTGGTCGACGATCAGTTCCTTTGGGCACAGCCGCGCACGCTGGAGATCTGCGAGGGGATTGCTGATTTAAAGCTGAGCTGGGGCTGCCTGTCGCGCGCCGACTTTCTGCAGGACCTGCAGGTGGCGCAGGCCCTGGCCGACGCGGGCTGCGAAAGCATCGACATCGGCGTGGAGAGCCTGTCCCAGGACACGCTGGACTACGTGCGCAAGGACCTCAAGGTCGAGCAGGTGCACACGGCGGTGCATAACCTGCGCAGCGCGGGCATCCGCCCTAAGATCAACATCGTGATCGGCGCCAGCCCGTTTGAGACCGAGGCGCGAATCATCGACAGCGTGCGGCAACTGCAAAAGATGGGCGCCTCGGAGGTGATGTTCTCGATCGCCACGCCGTTCAAGGGGACCGAGTTTTATCGGCTGTGCCGCGAACAGGGCTATCTCAAGGACCAGGGCGAGGCGATCAACCCGATGGGCAAGGCGATGATCGGCTATCCGCCGCCGGGCCTTTCCGCGGAGGGGCTCGAGGCGGCCTCCAAGCGGGCCTATCGCGCGTTCTACCTGAGCCCGCGCTTTATCTTCAATCGGCTCAAATCGGTACGCAGCCCCGCCGACCTGCTGGCCGACGTTAAAACCGCGCTGCGGATTCTGCGCTGA
- a CDS encoding radical SAM protein — MPDSTRVIAFGRSALSQRGRAPLELQLEVTNLCNFNCAMCPRAAIEAPEREMTQEVFDAVLRSLGSYVAEIGLTGWGEPLTHPSLVDWIEQIKALEPRRKVRLTTNGALLSEQMIQRLVDSGLDSISISIDDTEPEAGIGHPGGRSVAQRIELLCVRAAGGAPRIVLQPMIQPDCSQRIERVIELARRVGADAVNLVRLDVTLDPDLDRPDLAEERRIVAQARDYGHGHGVRVVSVNNLPYLALANHFDRHCVRNFYHAYVNVDGELTPCCRLRSHALGSLLEHDLATLWRGAEFERFVRERHRVCAVCDGLKRQQRDPRGTGAKR; from the coding sequence TTGCCCGACTCTACGCGCGTCATCGCTTTTGGCCGTAGCGCCCTGTCACAACGCGGGCGCGCTCCGCTTGAGCTGCAGCTCGAGGTCACCAACCTGTGCAACTTCAACTGCGCGATGTGCCCGCGCGCAGCCATTGAGGCGCCCGAGCGCGAGATGACGCAAGAGGTCTTCGACGCGGTGCTGCGCTCCCTGGGCTCGTACGTGGCCGAGATCGGCCTGACGGGCTGGGGCGAGCCGCTGACTCACCCCTCGCTGGTGGATTGGATCGAACAAATTAAGGCGCTGGAGCCTCGGCGCAAGGTGCGGCTGACCACCAACGGCGCGCTGCTGAGCGAACAGATGATCCAGCGGCTGGTCGACTCGGGCCTGGACTCGATCTCGATCTCCATCGACGACACGGAGCCGGAGGCGGGCATCGGCCATCCCGGCGGCCGCTCCGTGGCCCAACGGATCGAACTGCTCTGCGTACGCGCGGCCGGCGGCGCGCCGCGCATCGTGCTTCAGCCCATGATCCAACCCGATTGCTCGCAGCGCATCGAGCGCGTAATCGAGCTGGCGCGCAGGGTAGGAGCCGACGCGGTCAACCTGGTGCGCCTGGACGTGACCCTCGATCCGGATCTCGATCGACCGGATTTGGCCGAGGAGCGACGGATCGTGGCCCAGGCGCGGGACTACGGCCACGGCCACGGCGTGCGCGTGGTCTCGGTCAACAACCTGCCCTACCTCGCTCTGGCCAACCACTTCGACCGGCATTGCGTCCGCAACTTCTACCACGCCTACGTCAACGTGGACGGCGAGCTCACACCGTGCTGTCGGCTGCGCTCGCACGCCCTGGGCAGCCTGCTCGAACACGACCTGGCAACGCTGTGGCGCGGCGCGGAGTTCGAGCGCTTCGTGCGAGAACGGCACCGGGTCTGCGCGGTCTGCGACGGGCTCAAGCGGCAACAGCGCGACCCGCGCGGCACAGGAGCTAAGAGATGA
- a CDS encoding thioredoxin family protein gives MGFFSKLRDKTRPQSDAPQVEPISDEDFEQRVLKSARPVLVFLWSSTCPYCAKMAPNVKNVYSRTRHLLDAFHANVADAPHIAAWAQVRSVPTTVLAINGKIIEIVGGFKPEQYLEELIQTRLALPQYNANHPG, from the coding sequence GTGGGTTTTTTTAGCAAGCTTCGGGACAAGACTCGGCCGCAATCCGACGCGCCGCAGGTCGAACCGATCAGCGACGAAGATTTCGAGCAGCGGGTTCTCAAATCCGCGCGGCCGGTCCTGGTTTTTCTCTGGTCCAGCACCTGCCCCTACTGCGCCAAGATGGCGCCCAACGTCAAGAACGTCTACAGCCGCACCCGCCATCTGCTCGACGCGTTTCACGCCAACGTGGCCGATGCGCCGCACATCGCGGCCTGGGCCCAGGTGCGCTCAGTGCCGACCACCGTGCTGGCCATCAACGGCAAGATCATCGAGATCGTCGGCGGATTCAAACCCGAGCAATACCTCGAAGAACTGATCCAGACGCGCCTGGCATTGCCGCAATACAATGCCAATCACCCAGGGTAA